The following coding sequences lie in one Takifugu rubripes chromosome 8, fTakRub1.2, whole genome shotgun sequence genomic window:
- the LOC101067689 gene encoding insulin-like growth factor-binding protein 5 — MRHPDPGCADSNRPQRKDWHRDPVDNCCGSCGFSRQTKMLLRVSLLLPLLCLRGCGASFVPCQPCDQKAQSMCPPVPLGCQLVKEPGCGCCLTCALEEGQPCGVYTGPCTRGLRCLPKNGEEKPLHALLHGRGACRNEKLYKLMHPSKDGEARDASMLPVPDFQTKVPLYGRDHINSRKVQAMKQAKDRKKQLARLGTGNLDFSPLSVDKLEPDFGPCRIRLDNLLQSMKDTSRVLALSLYIPNCDKKGFFKRRQCKPSRGRRRGICWCVDRFGVKIPGINYAGGDLQCKEHESSSNSNE, encoded by the exons ATGCGGCACCCCGACCCCGGATGTGCGGACTCGAACCGGCCGCAAAGGAAAGATTGGCATCGAGATCCAGTTGATAACTGTTGCGGTTCCTGCGGtttttccagacaaaccaaGATGCTGTTGCGCGTTtccctgctgctgccactgctctgCCTCCGCGGCTGCGGCGCGTCGTTCGTGCCGTGTCAGCCGTGCGACCAGAAGGCCCAGTCCATGTGCCCCCCGGTGCCGCTGGGCTGCCAGCTGGTGAAGGAGCCcggctgcggctgctgcctGACGTGCGCGCTCGAAGAGGGCCAGCCGTGCGGCGTGTACACCGGGCCGTGCACGCGCGGGCTGCGCTGCCTGCCCAAGAACGGCGAGGAGAAGCCGCTGCACGCGCTACTGCACGGTCGCGGCGCGTGCAGGAACGAGAAGTTGTACAAACTGATGCATCCGTCCAAAG ATGGAGAAGCTCGCGATGCTAGCATGCTACCTGTTCCTGACTTTCAAACCAAGGTGCCCTTATATGGAAGAGACCACATCAACAGCCGAAAGGTGCAGGCCATGAAGCAGGCGAAGGACCGCAAGAAGCAGTTAGCCAGGCTGGGAACCGGCAACCTGGACTTCTCGCCACTCAGTGTGGACAAGCTGGAGCCCGACTTT GGACCCTGCAGGATAAGACTGGACAACCTCCTCCAGAGCATGAAGGACACATCAAGGGTCCTGGCTCTTTCTCTGTACATCCCCAACTGTGACAAGAAGGGCTTCTTCAAGCGCCGGCAG TGTAAGCCATCtcgcgggaggaggaggggcatCTGCTGGTGCGTTGATCGATTTGGCGTCAAGATCCCCGGCATCAACTACGCCGGTGGCGACCTCCAGTGTAAAGAACAcgaaagcagcagcaacagcaatgaATGA